A portion of the Segatella copri DSM 18205 genome contains these proteins:
- a CDS encoding MBL fold metallo-hydrolase produces MKVTLLGTGTSGGVPSLGCNCEVCRSTDPHDKRLRSAAMIETENTRILIDAGPDIRQQLLRVPFRKIDGVLVTHIHYDHVGGIDDLRPFCIFGDINIYGDEIVTAGLPHTMPYCFPKNAEKLYPGAPKLKLHTIHPHEHYQIGDIEFVPIRVMHDKMPILGYRFGKFAYITDMKSMGDEEYAYLEGVEMLVINALRFEKTHHSHQLVSDAIEVSRRIGAKHTYFIHVTHQIGFHDEANKRLPEGFEFGFDGMEIYVEKE; encoded by the coding sequence ATGAAGGTTACTTTATTAGGTACAGGCACATCGGGCGGTGTTCCTTCGTTGGGATGTAACTGTGAAGTGTGCCGAAGTACGGATCCGCATGATAAAAGATTGCGTAGTGCGGCAATGATAGAAACGGAGAATACCCGTATTCTGATAGATGCCGGACCTGATATCCGACAGCAGTTGTTGCGTGTGCCTTTCAGAAAGATAGATGGCGTCCTGGTTACGCATATCCATTATGACCATGTTGGTGGCATAGATGATTTGCGCCCTTTCTGTATCTTTGGTGATATCAATATCTATGGCGATGAAATCGTTACTGCGGGGCTGCCTCATACGATGCCTTACTGCTTTCCGAAGAATGCAGAAAAACTCTATCCGGGAGCTCCTAAACTCAAATTGCATACCATTCATCCGCATGAGCATTATCAGATAGGTGACATTGAGTTTGTTCCTATCCGTGTGATGCACGATAAGATGCCTATTCTCGGCTATCGGTTTGGTAAGTTTGCCTATATTACTGATATGAAATCTATGGGCGATGAAGAATATGCTTATTTGGAAGGCGTGGAAATGCTCGTAATTAACGCACTCAGATTTGAGAAAACACATCACAGTCATCAGCTTGTATCTGATGCTATTGAGGTGTCGCGCAGGATAGGAGCAAAACATACTTATTTTATCCATGTGACTCATCAGATAGGTTTTCACGATGAGGCGAATAAAAGGCTGCCCGAAGGCTTTGAATTTGGCTTCGATGGAATGGAGATATATGTAGAAAAAGAATGA
- a CDS encoding TonB-dependent receptor, producing the protein MKKRLLILTICLIATIKMMAQEFTLHGKVVDENNQPLEFAIVSVASQGKTAVTSIKGDYSLKLHSADSVVVKFSYIGFKTKTKVLRRPRGKQTLQVVLREASTTLDEVNIKGEKIQSDQIQELKTKDMKMTPSANGNGVESLVQQQAGVSTHNELSSQYNVRGGAFDENSVYINNVEVFRPFLVRSGQQEGLSVINPYMVDKIGFSTGGYAAKYGDKMSSALDITYKTLKAKSKKPVVEGSLAASLLGADAYIGLGTQKLSWLNSVRYKTTSYLLGSMETKGEYKPNYLDYQTYLSYQPNKRWKLDFIGYISDNHYNFEPEDRETKFGTMENVKSFRVYFDGQEKDRFLTYFGTLGITRQFTANTSLSLLGSAFYTKEQEKYDIQGQYWLDETETSENLGVGTYFEHARNYLTARVMSAKLMLKHKVKKHQIEAAVSLKREHIEENSVEYEMRDSAGYSIPHNGKDLYMVYSLKARNELNANRMEAYIQDTYRFSGGTADSTGNGQTHYTLNYGIRMSHWNFNRETIVSPRLSLAIIPANHENTTLRFAAGLYYQAPFFKELRDTSTVNGITIASLNKKIKSQRSIHFIAGYDYRFKIGDQRYKFSAEAYYKALGNLVPYSVSNVKVVYYGQNECSGHAAGLDFKLYGEFVPGTDSWLSLSLMDTKMKLGGKSIPLPTDQRYAINLFFTDYFPGSKKWRMSLKLAFADGLPFAAPHRELETNSFRATAYRRADIGMSYQLLDNSRREKKTFLKNVMLGVDCLNLFGIDNVNSYYWVTDVTSQQYAVPNYLTGRQLNARILLEF; encoded by the coding sequence ATGAAAAAAAGATTATTGATACTCACAATATGCCTCATCGCAACCATAAAGATGATGGCGCAGGAGTTTACCCTTCACGGCAAAGTGGTAGACGAGAACAACCAGCCACTGGAGTTTGCCATCGTTTCGGTGGCTAGCCAGGGAAAGACTGCCGTTACTTCGATCAAGGGAGACTATAGCCTCAAACTGCATTCAGCAGACAGCGTGGTAGTCAAATTCTCATATATCGGTTTCAAAACAAAAACAAAAGTGCTGAGAAGACCGCGAGGAAAACAAACCCTGCAGGTGGTACTTCGCGAAGCATCCACCACCCTCGATGAGGTGAATATCAAGGGAGAAAAAATACAGTCGGACCAGATACAGGAGCTGAAGACTAAGGACATGAAGATGACGCCATCTGCCAACGGAAATGGGGTGGAAAGTCTGGTTCAGCAACAGGCTGGCGTGAGTACCCACAACGAACTCTCTTCGCAATATAATGTACGTGGCGGTGCCTTCGATGAGAACTCCGTATACATCAACAACGTAGAAGTATTCCGCCCCTTCCTGGTTCGCAGCGGGCAGCAGGAAGGCCTCTCCGTCATCAACCCTTATATGGTAGATAAAATCGGTTTCTCAACCGGAGGATATGCTGCCAAATACGGAGACAAGATGAGTTCGGCTCTCGACATCACCTACAAAACCCTGAAAGCAAAAAGCAAGAAACCGGTGGTTGAAGGCAGTCTGGCTGCCAGTCTGCTGGGTGCTGACGCATACATCGGTCTGGGAACCCAGAAACTTTCATGGCTCAACAGCGTGCGCTACAAAACTACCTCTTACCTGCTCGGTTCGATGGAAACCAAAGGCGAATACAAGCCAAACTATCTGGACTATCAAACATATCTGAGTTACCAGCCCAACAAACGCTGGAAGCTTGACTTCATAGGCTACATCTCTGATAATCACTACAACTTCGAACCGGAAGACCGAGAAACGAAGTTCGGAACAATGGAAAACGTAAAGAGCTTCAGAGTATATTTTGACGGTCAGGAGAAAGACCGTTTCCTCACCTACTTCGGTACACTCGGCATTACCCGCCAGTTTACAGCCAACACCAGTCTCTCGCTTCTGGGCAGTGCTTTCTATACCAAGGAACAGGAGAAATATGACATTCAGGGACAATACTGGCTCGACGAAACCGAGACTTCAGAAAACCTGGGTGTAGGTACCTATTTCGAACATGCCCGAAACTATCTTACGGCTCGCGTGATGAGTGCCAAACTGATGCTCAAACACAAGGTGAAGAAACATCAGATAGAGGCCGCAGTAAGCCTGAAGCGTGAACATATCGAGGAGAATTCTGTAGAATATGAGATGCGTGATTCTGCAGGATACAGTATTCCTCACAATGGCAAAGACCTCTATATGGTTTATTCACTGAAGGCTCGCAACGAACTGAATGCCAACCGCATGGAAGCTTATATCCAGGACACCTACCGTTTTTCGGGAGGAACAGCCGACAGTACCGGGAACGGACAGACACATTACACCCTGAACTATGGTATCAGAATGAGTCATTGGAATTTCAACAGAGAAACCATCGTGAGTCCTCGTCTGTCGCTCGCCATCATACCAGCCAACCATGAGAATACAACTCTCCGTTTTGCGGCAGGTCTGTATTATCAGGCTCCATTCTTCAAGGAATTGAGAGATACATCTACGGTGAACGGCATAACCATCGCATCGCTGAACAAGAAAATCAAGAGCCAGCGAAGCATCCACTTTATCGCCGGCTACGACTATAGGTTCAAGATAGGAGACCAACGCTATAAATTCTCCGCCGAAGCCTATTACAAGGCTTTGGGCAATCTGGTTCCTTATTCGGTTAGTAACGTGAAGGTAGTTTATTACGGACAGAACGAATGCAGCGGTCATGCAGCAGGACTCGACTTCAAGCTCTACGGAGAATTTGTTCCGGGTACCGATTCCTGGCTCAGTCTTTCGCTCATGGATACAAAGATGAAACTGGGTGGCAAGAGCATACCTTTGCCTACCGACCAGCGTTATGCGATAAACCTCTTCTTCACCGATTATTTCCCGGGCAGCAAGAAATGGCGCATGTCTTTGAAACTCGCCTTTGCCGATGGTCTTCCTTTTGCAGCACCCCACAGAGAGCTGGAGACCAACAGTTTCCGTGCCACCGCCTATCGCCGTGCAGATATCGGTATGAGCTATCAGCTGCTCGACAACAGCCGCCGGGAGAAGAAGACCTTCCTGAAGAATGTGATGCTGGGGGTAGATTGTCTCAACCTCTTCGGCATAGACAACGTAAACAGCTATTACTGGGTGACAGATGTAACCAGTCAGCAATACGCCGTACCTAATTATCTTACCGGCAGACAGCTCAATGCCCGCATTCTTTTGG
- a CDS encoding DUF3332 domain-containing protein has protein sequence MKKNLTKPVIAVLLGALTFSSCIGSFGLTNSVLDWNKRATDNKFVNEIIFVLISPAYAVCSFADLLVINSIEFWTGDKVIGQVGTTKDVMGKDGRMYAIKTLKNGYEITDPDGEKSYFVFDKKHKSWSYSKDGDIRELFSFNEDGSIQACLPSGEKINVPADANGLYQVRMAMNDGLFYAFNK, from the coding sequence ATGAAGAAAAATTTAACTAAACCTGTCATCGCAGTCCTGCTGGGCGCCTTGACATTCAGTTCTTGCATCGGCTCATTTGGTCTGACAAATTCCGTACTTGACTGGAACAAGAGAGCAACAGACAACAAGTTTGTAAACGAGATTATCTTCGTGCTTATCTCTCCAGCTTACGCAGTATGTTCATTTGCAGACCTTCTCGTTATCAACTCTATCGAGTTCTGGACAGGCGACAAGGTGATTGGCCAGGTAGGAACTACTAAGGACGTAATGGGTAAGGATGGCCGCATGTATGCCATCAAGACATTGAAGAATGGCTACGAGATTACCGACCCAGATGGTGAGAAATCATACTTTGTGTTCGACAAGAAGCACAAGAGTTGGTCATACAGCAAGGATGGCGATATCCGTGAGCTTTTCAGCTTCAACGAGGATGGCAGCATCCAGGCTTGCTTGCCAAGTGGCGAGAAGATCAACGTCCCAGCAGATGCCAATGGTTTATACCAGGTTCGCATGGCTATGAATGATGGTTTGTTCTATGCATTCAACAAGTAA
- a CDS encoding SPOR domain-containing protein: protein MKKITVLSMGMCAVLALASCGTSKESAYKKAYEKAQQQEQQAAQAPVAQEPVVAPLETQAPSDEQTEVDNATVRSEDVSLISGSGLSSYSVVVGSFSLKANAEGLASTLKSAGYDAQIALNTERNMYRVVASTFADKAAAVKSRNQLRAGKYPDAWLLLKK from the coding sequence ATGAAGAAAATTACAGTATTAAGCATGGGTATGTGTGCAGTTTTGGCGCTTGCAAGTTGTGGTACATCTAAGGAAAGTGCATATAAGAAGGCATATGAGAAGGCTCAGCAGCAGGAACAGCAGGCAGCTCAGGCTCCTGTTGCTCAGGAACCAGTTGTAGCTCCTCTCGAGACTCAGGCTCCTTCTGATGAGCAGACAGAGGTTGATAATGCTACTGTTCGTTCTGAGGATGTTTCTCTCATCTCAGGTTCTGGTTTGTCAAGCTATAGCGTAGTAGTTGGTTCTTTCTCTCTCAAGGCTAACGCTGAGGGATTGGCTAGTACATTGAAGAGCGCTGGCTACGATGCTCAGATTGCCCTGAACACAGAGCGTAACATGTATCGCGTGGTAGCTTCTACATTTGCTGATAAGGCTGCTGCTGTCAAGAGCCGCAATCAGCTTCGCGCTGGTAAGTATCCTGATGCTTGGTTACTCCTTAAGAAGTAA
- the pheS gene encoding phenylalanine--tRNA ligase subunit alpha translates to MLLEKIDELLKEVSTLTAQNAEEVEQLRIKYLSKKGEINALMADFRTVPADQKKEVGVKINELKNAALEKINGLKEQMEEAEASCDDIDLTRTAYPVALGTRHPLTVVKNQIIDIFARMGFTLFQGPEVDDDKHVFTMLNFAADHPARDMQDTFFIEKTNSDDVTKNVLLRSHTSGDEAHYMETHEPPIRVLCPGRVYRNEAISARAHCFFHQVEGLYVDKNVSFTDLKQVLLTFAREMFGADTKIRLRPSYFPFTEPSAEMDISCNICGGKGCNFCKHTGWVEILGCGMVDPHDLEACGIDSNVYTGYAFGMGVERITNLKYRVSDLRLFSENDTRFLREFESAK, encoded by the coding sequence ATGTTATTAGAAAAAATAGACGAACTCTTGAAAGAAGTGAGCACTTTGACTGCCCAAAACGCAGAAGAAGTAGAGCAGCTTCGAATCAAGTATCTGAGCAAGAAGGGCGAGATTAACGCCCTTATGGCCGACTTCCGCACAGTGCCAGCCGACCAGAAGAAAGAGGTTGGTGTAAAAATCAACGAACTGAAGAACGCAGCCCTTGAGAAGATCAACGGACTGAAGGAGCAGATGGAAGAAGCCGAGGCATCGTGCGATGATATCGACTTGACCCGTACCGCCTACCCTGTAGCACTCGGTACCCGCCATCCACTCACCGTAGTGAAGAATCAGATTATCGACATTTTCGCTCGCATGGGCTTTACCCTTTTCCAGGGTCCTGAGGTAGATGACGACAAGCACGTATTTACGATGCTCAACTTTGCTGCCGACCACCCAGCCCGCGATATGCAGGACACCTTCTTTATAGAGAAGACCAACAGCGACGACGTTACCAAGAATGTGCTTCTCCGCAGCCATACTTCTGGCGACGAGGCTCACTATATGGAAACTCATGAGCCACCTATCCGTGTGCTCTGCCCAGGCCGCGTTTACCGTAACGAGGCTATCAGCGCCCGCGCTCACTGTTTCTTCCATCAGGTAGAAGGTCTCTATGTAGATAAGAACGTAAGTTTCACCGACCTCAAGCAGGTGCTCCTTACCTTTGCCCGTGAGATGTTTGGTGCAGATACCAAGATTCGTCTCCGTCCTAGCTACTTCCCATTCACAGAGCCTAGTGCCGAGATGGATATCTCCTGCAACATCTGTGGCGGTAAGGGTTGCAACTTCTGCAAGCATACCGGATGGGTTGAGATTTTAGGTTGCGGTATGGTTGACCCTCATGATCTCGAGGCTTGCGGTATCGACAGCAATGTCTATACGGGTTATGCCTTCGGTATGGGTGTTGAGCGTATCACCAACTTGAAATATCGCGTGAGCGACCTTCGTCTCTTCTCTGAGAACGATACTCGTTTCTTGCGCGAGTTTGAGTCTGCGAAGTAA
- the murB gene encoding UDP-N-acetylmuramate dehydrogenase, whose product MKDIRNYSLLAHNTFGIDAKCSRFLEYESVEEARQIVSLLTEADQPLLILGGGSNLLLTGDYAGTVLHSAIMGIEVLDNKTLAAAEGDDALCNPDWVFLSCGSGEVFDDVVAYAVEHGYHGAENLSIIPGEVGASAVQNIGAYGVEAKDIIYKVEAVEIDTGRVVVFDNADCEYSYRQSKFKHDWKDKYLVTHVVYRLQKTFRPDLDYGNIRSALEAKHIAEPTAQQLRDVIIEIREAKLPDPKVLGNAGSFFMNPIVEKAKYEELAALYPGMPHYTIDESHEKIPAGWMIDQCGWKGKSLGRAGVHDKQALVIVNRGGATGEEIVKLCKTIQDDVKQKFGIEIHPEVNVK is encoded by the coding sequence ATGAAGGATATTCGTAACTACAGCCTTTTGGCTCACAATACGTTTGGCATCGATGCCAAATGCAGCAGATTTCTGGAGTATGAATCGGTTGAGGAAGCCCGGCAGATAGTGAGTTTGCTGACAGAGGCAGATCAGCCGCTGCTTATTCTGGGCGGTGGCAGCAATCTCTTGCTGACCGGTGATTATGCAGGTACAGTGCTCCATTCGGCTATTATGGGTATTGAGGTTCTAGACAACAAGACTTTGGCAGCTGCAGAGGGGGATGATGCTTTGTGCAATCCGGATTGGGTATTCCTTTCCTGTGGTAGTGGTGAGGTGTTTGATGATGTGGTAGCTTATGCCGTAGAGCATGGCTATCATGGAGCGGAGAATCTGAGTATTATTCCGGGTGAAGTAGGTGCCAGCGCGGTCCAGAATATCGGTGCCTATGGTGTGGAAGCCAAGGATATTATATATAAGGTGGAAGCGGTTGAGATAGATACGGGTAGGGTAGTGGTGTTTGATAATGCTGACTGCGAGTATAGTTACCGTCAGAGTAAATTTAAGCATGACTGGAAGGATAAGTATCTTGTAACGCATGTGGTTTACCGTTTGCAGAAGACCTTCCGCCCGGATCTGGATTATGGTAATATCCGTTCTGCGCTCGAGGCTAAGCATATTGCTGAGCCTACAGCCCAGCAGCTTCGTGACGTCATCATAGAAATTAGAGAGGCAAAATTGCCTGATCCTAAAGTGTTGGGTAATGCAGGCAGTTTCTTTATGAATCCTATTGTAGAGAAGGCTAAGTACGAAGAACTGGCTGCTCTTTATCCGGGTATGCCTCATTATACCATCGATGAATCTCATGAAAAGATTCCGGCTGGCTGGATGATTGATCAGTGTGGCTGGAAGGGAAAGAGTCTGGGACGGGCCGGTGTGCATGATAAGCAGGCACTGGTGATAGTGAATCGTGGCGGTGCTACGGGCGAGGAAATCGTAAAACTCTGTAAGACCATCCAGGATGATGTGAAGCAGAAGTTTGGTATAGAGATTCATCCGGAAGTGAATGTGAAGTGA
- the ruvX gene encoding Holliday junction resolvase RuvX, giving the protein MRILSIDYGKKRTGLAVTDPLQIIANGLATVSTHELFTYIETYIQKEQVERIVIGKPMQPNGQPSENLARVENFYNRWRKAHPEIPIEYYDERFTSVLAHRAMIDGGVKKKVRKENKGLVDEISATIILQDYLQSRR; this is encoded by the coding sequence ATGCGAATTTTATCTATAGATTACGGTAAAAAACGTACCGGACTGGCTGTGACCGACCCATTGCAGATTATTGCCAATGGGTTGGCCACTGTTTCTACACATGAACTTTTCACTTATATCGAAACTTATATTCAGAAAGAACAGGTGGAGCGCATTGTTATCGGAAAACCGATGCAACCTAACGGGCAGCCAAGTGAAAACCTGGCAAGAGTAGAAAACTTCTACAACCGTTGGCGAAAGGCTCATCCTGAAATTCCAATTGAATATTATGACGAGAGATTTACATCAGTCCTGGCACATAGAGCCATGATAGATGGAGGTGTAAAGAAGAAAGTGAGAAAAGAAAATAAAGGATTGGTAGACGAGATAAGTGCTACCATCATATTACAGGATTATTTGCAATCAAGAAGATAA
- a CDS encoding tetratricopeptide repeat protein, producing the protein MKKILLVLFMVMGAMSTSAQYRVDRLVTAGRSALYYEDFVLSIKYFNLAIGAKPYLYEPWYYRSVAKFNLDDFTGAESDASEALHLNPYINDIYDLRAICRIRQNRFDDAIADYNEAIRLEPRNRNYWFNRAICQMENKKYEAAQQELDTIVGKWKDWSNAYSLKAEVYLHQKDTVQAEKWLDKSLQLNPYDGDAWTTRAYMALARKEWKTADEAFTKSLHFKPNNVNSYINRALVRINLNNLRGAMSDYDNALDLDPNNFLAHYNRGLMRVQLGDDNRAITDFDFIIKMEPQNFMAIFNRALLHDKTGNLRAAIKDYTMVINQFPNFWTGLSNRASCYRRLGMTAKAEMDEFRIFKAQMNKHIGIQPRWSAKTKKEMRKRSEVDPNKFASLVVDDEPKYEHNYKSEYRGKVQNRQVETAFLPMYQLSYFPNNQNVNGVQAYDKEVDALNQHTKADKVYIVCSKEQLDENGSMKIFSMIDKLSAELSVASDNETRKRLLMRRAIAHSVLRDFEAAISDFTYYISLDDKNSLAYWQRAVCQAEMDEFNKAEGKGVLNIHSAEADFSDAIRQNSNNAYIYYNRGNLHAGRNELSKAIDDYTIALRIDNRLAEAYYNRGIARAKSGNKQTAIQDLSKAGELGLYDAYSVIKRLNKSK; encoded by the coding sequence ATGAAGAAGATTCTCTTAGTTCTTTTTATGGTAATGGGTGCCATGTCGACTTCTGCCCAATATCGTGTAGACCGACTTGTTACGGCCGGTCGGAGTGCTTTGTATTATGAGGATTTCGTCCTTTCAATCAAGTATTTTAATCTGGCTATCGGTGCCAAGCCTTATCTGTATGAGCCTTGGTATTACCGCAGTGTGGCAAAATTTAATCTGGATGACTTTACGGGTGCCGAAAGTGATGCCAGCGAGGCGTTGCATCTTAATCCCTATATCAATGATATTTATGACTTGAGAGCCATCTGTCGCATCAGACAAAACAGGTTTGATGATGCGATAGCTGACTATAATGAGGCTATCAGACTGGAACCGCGCAACCGAAATTACTGGTTCAACCGGGCTATCTGCCAGATGGAAAACAAAAAGTATGAGGCGGCGCAGCAGGAACTGGATACCATCGTGGGAAAATGGAAAGACTGGTCGAATGCTTATTCGCTCAAAGCTGAAGTGTATCTGCATCAGAAAGATACCGTGCAGGCTGAGAAATGGCTAGACAAGAGTCTGCAGCTCAATCCGTATGATGGGGATGCCTGGACTACGCGTGCCTATATGGCGCTGGCTAGAAAGGAATGGAAAACGGCTGATGAGGCATTTACCAAGAGTCTGCATTTCAAACCTAACAATGTGAACAGTTACATTAACCGTGCTTTGGTGCGTATCAATCTGAATAACCTCAGGGGGGCGATGAGCGATTATGACAATGCCCTTGATCTGGATCCGAACAATTTCCTGGCTCATTATAATAGAGGACTGATGCGTGTACAGTTGGGTGATGATAACCGTGCTATCACCGATTTCGACTTCATTATCAAGATGGAACCCCAGAACTTCATGGCTATCTTCAACCGAGCTCTATTGCATGACAAGACCGGTAATCTGAGAGCAGCCATCAAGGATTATACTATGGTTATCAACCAGTTCCCTAACTTCTGGACCGGTTTGTCTAACCGTGCCAGCTGTTACCGACGCCTGGGCATGACAGCCAAGGCAGAGATGGATGAATTCCGTATCTTCAAGGCGCAGATGAACAAGCATATCGGAATCCAGCCGAGATGGAGCGCAAAGACCAAGAAGGAGATGCGTAAGCGCTCTGAGGTTGACCCGAATAAGTTTGCTTCGCTGGTAGTAGATGACGAACCGAAGTATGAACACAACTATAAGAGCGAGTATCGTGGTAAGGTTCAGAACCGTCAGGTAGAAACCGCCTTCCTGCCGATGTATCAGCTCTCTTATTTCCCAAACAATCAGAATGTAAATGGAGTTCAGGCTTATGACAAGGAGGTTGATGCGCTCAATCAGCATACCAAGGCAGACAAGGTTTATATCGTTTGCAGTAAGGAGCAACTCGATGAGAATGGTTCTATGAAGATATTCTCGATGATTGATAAACTTTCGGCAGAGTTGAGTGTGGCGAGCGATAATGAAACCAGAAAACGTCTCCTGATGCGCAGGGCCATCGCTCATAGTGTACTTCGTGATTTTGAGGCTGCCATCAGTGATTTCACCTATTATATTTCGCTCGATGACAAGAACTCTTTGGCTTACTGGCAGCGTGCTGTCTGCCAGGCTGAGATGGATGAATTTAACAAGGCAGAGGGCAAGGGTGTTCTGAACATCCATTCTGCCGAGGCTGATTTCAGTGATGCCATCCGCCAGAACAGCAACAATGCTTACATCTATTATAATAGAGGTAATCTTCATGCAGGCAGAAACGAACTATCAAAGGCAATAGATGATTATACCATTGCCTTGAGAATTGATAACCGCCTTGCAGAGGCTTATTATAATAGAGGTATAGCACGAGCCAAGAGTGGCAATAAGCAGACTGCCATCCAGGATCTTTCAAAGGCAGGAGAACTTGGTTTGTATGATGCTTATTCTGTGATCAAGCGCTTGAATAAGTCGAAATAA
- a CDS encoding YtxH domain-containing protein, giving the protein MKTLGYIGAFLGGAIAGTALGLIFAPEKGEDTRSKIAGAVDDFCKKHDIKLSRKDVDDLVDDIKDAAPEV; this is encoded by the coding sequence ATGAAAACATTAGGTTACATTGGTGCTTTCCTCGGCGGTGCTATCGCTGGTACAGCACTCGGTTTGATTTTCGCTCCTGAGAAGGGTGAGGATACACGTAGTAAGATTGCAGGTGCAGTAGACGATTTCTGCAAGAAGCACGACATCAAGTTGAGCCGTAAGGACGTTGATGATCTGGTTGACGATATCAAGGACGCTGCTCCTGAGGTTTAA
- a CDS encoding DUF4348 domain-containing protein: protein MKKLCLLTVLMAVLTIVCFTSVGCTDKKPAPAIDSASSDSVIADTQAMDSTEQLIEETPMPKAADELFDDFVFNFAANRKLQKSRIVFPLPVYHGKKLTKKIEKKHWKMEHFFMRQDYYTLIFDNQKQMKLMKDTTIDHVVIEKVFYSRKTVQQFVFNRINGQWMMTSICYVPMYQNNNASFLKFYGHFATDTAFQARHIHNPVKFTGPDPDDDFSTMTGDIDPETWPAFAPQLPHGMIYNIIYGQKYTESNRKIFVIRGIANGMETSLTFKKSGGKWELIKLNM from the coding sequence ATGAAAAAACTCTGTTTATTAACGGTGTTAATGGCGGTGCTTACCATCGTTTGTTTCACGTCTGTGGGATGCACAGACAAGAAGCCTGCGCCTGCCATTGATTCGGCTTCATCCGACTCGGTGATTGCCGACACCCAAGCGATGGACTCTACAGAACAACTGATAGAGGAGACTCCGATGCCAAAGGCGGCTGACGAGCTTTTTGATGATTTCGTGTTTAATTTTGCAGCTAACAGAAAGTTGCAGAAAAGTCGTATTGTCTTCCCGCTGCCGGTATATCACGGTAAGAAACTGACCAAGAAGATAGAAAAAAAACATTGGAAGATGGAGCATTTCTTCATGCGCCAGGATTATTACACGCTGATCTTTGATAATCAGAAACAGATGAAACTGATGAAGGATACTACTATCGATCATGTAGTAATAGAAAAGGTGTTCTATAGTAGAAAGACAGTTCAGCAGTTTGTGTTTAATCGCATCAATGGTCAGTGGATGATGACTAGCATCTGCTACGTGCCTATGTATCAGAATAATAATGCCAGTTTCCTGAAGTTTTACGGCCATTTTGCTACTGATACCGCTTTCCAGGCTCGCCATATCCATAATCCGGTGAAGTTTACCGGTCCTGATCCTGATGATGATTTCAGTACGATGACAGGCGATATAGACCCGGAAACATGGCCTGCCTTTGCGCCTCAACTGCCTCACGGCATGATTTACAATATAATCTATGGTCAGAAATATACCGAGAGCAACCGGAAAATCTTCGTGATTCGTGGTATTGCCAATGGTATGGAAACCTCTCTTACTTTCAAAAAGAGTGGAGGTAAATGGGAACTGATCAAACTGAATATGTAG
- the def gene encoding peptide deformylase, translating into MILPIYIYGQPVLRKVAEDITPDYPDLKVLINNMYETLDSSNGIGLAAPQIGLPIRLVVIDLDVLSEDFPEYKGFRHAFINAHILERDEENTDSSEEGCLSIPGINEKVVRPTRIHVKYMDEDFNEHDEWIEGYLARVMQHEFDHLEGTMFVDRVSPLRKNMIAGKLKSIIKGNFRAAYRTKIRR; encoded by the coding sequence ATGATTTTACCGATTTATATTTATGGTCAGCCAGTGCTGAGAAAAGTGGCTGAAGATATTACACCTGATTATCCAGATCTCAAGGTGTTGATTAATAATATGTATGAAACCCTTGATTCCAGCAACGGCATCGGACTGGCTGCACCTCAGATTGGCTTGCCTATCCGCCTCGTTGTTATCGACCTGGATGTGCTCAGCGAGGATTTCCCTGAGTATAAAGGATTCCGTCATGCTTTCATCAATGCCCATATCCTAGAGCGCGATGAGGAAAATACCGACTCTTCTGAAGAGGGATGTCTTTCTATTCCTGGTATCAATGAGAAGGTGGTTCGTCCTACACGCATCCATGTAAAGTATATGGATGAGGATTTTAATGAACATGATGAGTGGATAGAGGGATATCTGGCTCGCGTGATGCAGCATGAATTCGACCATTTGGAGGGTACAATGTTTGTTGACCGTGTGTCTCCTCTTCGCAAGAACATGATAGCAGGAAAGCTCAAGAGTATCATCAAGGGCAATTTCCGTGCTGCCTATCGTACTAAGATACGTCGATAG